One genomic segment of Panicum virgatum strain AP13 chromosome 2N, P.virgatum_v5, whole genome shotgun sequence includes these proteins:
- the LOC120659361 gene encoding putative deoxyribonuclease TATDN1 gives MASTAVKLIDIAVNFTDGMFKGIYHGKQCHAADIPAVLARAWAAGVDRIIVTGGSLKESREALEIAETDGRLFCTVGVHPTRCGEFEESGDPEGHFQALLALAKEGIEKGKVVAVGECGLDYDRLHFCPADVQKKYFEKQFELAEAVKLPMFLHMRAAGEDFCEIMSRNLYRFPGGVTHSFTDSAEDRDKLLSFEKMFIGVNGCSLKTNENLEVLRGIPVERLMIETDSPYCDIRNTHAGSQYVKSVWPSKKKEKYEPDSMVKGRNEPCLVRQVLEVVAGCKGITDIEGLSKTLYHNTCRLFFPQDLDASAEAQLESGTNVQDS, from the exons ATGGCGTCCACCGCCGTCAAGCTCATCG ACATCGCAGTCAACTTCACCG ATGGCATGTTCAAGGGCATCTACCACGGCAAGCAGTGCCACGCCGCTGACATCCCGGCCGTGCTGGCGCGCGCCTGGGCCGCCGGCGTCGACCGCATCATT GTCACCGGAGGGTCTCTGAAGGAGTCCAGGGAGGCACTGGAGATCGCCGAGACCGACG GGAGGCTGTTCTGCACGGTCGGCGTACACCCGACGAGATGTGGG GAGTTTGAGGAGAGTGGAGACCCGGAGGGGCATTTTCAGGCATTGCTGGCTCTAGCCAAGGAGGGCATAGAGAAAGGCAAG GTTGTTGCTGTTGGTGAATGTGGTTTGGATTATGATAGGCTTCACTTCTGTCCGGCAGATGTACAAAAGAA GTACTTCGAGAAACAGTTTGAGTTGGCTGAAGCAGTAAAATTACCGATGTTTCTTCACATGCGGGCTGCTGGTGAAGACTTCTGTGAAATCATGTCAAGAAATTTGTACAG ATTCCCTGGTGGGGTTACACACTCCTTCACTGACTCAGCAGAAGATCGTGACAAGCTCCTTTCTTTTGAGAAGATGTTTATAG GTGTTAATGGCTGTTCTCTAAAAACTAATGAAAATCTTGAAGTTCTTCGGGGCATTCCTGTTGAGAGATTGATGATAGAGACAGATTCTCCATATTGTGACATAAGAAATACTCATGCTGGAAGCCAGTATGTAAAATCAGTCTGGCCAtccaagaagaaagaaaagtatGAGCCAGATTCAATGGTAAAAGGCCGCAATGAGCCTTGTTTAGTCAG GCAAGTTCTTGAGGTAGTGGCTGGATGCAAAGGGATCACAGACATAGAAGGCTTAAGTAAAACGCTGTACCACAACACTTGCAG ACTTTTCTTTCCCCAAGACCTTGATGCATCTGCAGAAGCACAACTTGAGAGTGGTACTAATGTCCAGGATAGCTGA
- the LOC120662277 gene encoding uncharacterized protein LOC120662277 translates to MASPEPAAQPIPAQERSPPAAAGREEAPREPVPEAAAPGAAEAEEECECEFCFFMKAGGCKDAYVALEECFEAAQKEGADFDERCDEVTANLRKCMDAHAHYYLPVLLRAVRVPGEEV, encoded by the coding sequence ATGGCGTCCCCCGAGCCCGCCGCGCAGCCGATCCCCGCGCAAGAGCGCTCCCCACCCGCCGCGGCTGGCCGAGAAGAGGCGCCGCGAGAACCGGTCCCGGAAGCAGCCGCACCCGGagctgcggaggcggaggaggaatgTGAGTGCGAGTTCTGCTTCTTCATGAAGGCCGGGGGCTGCAAGGACGCCTACGTGGCGTTGGAGGAGTGCTTCGAGGCGGCGCAGAAGGAGGGCGCCGACTTCGATGAGCGCTGCGACGAGGTAACCGCCAACCTCAGGAAGTGCATGGACGCGCACGCCCACTACTACTTACCCGTGCTCCTGCGCGCCGTCCGCGTCCCCGGCGAGGAGGTTTGA